A stretch of Candidatus Nezhaarchaeota archaeon DNA encodes these proteins:
- the cmr6 gene encoding type III-B CRISPR module RAMP protein Cmr6: MKVEELKALINDAAARSDTAIHLEAMLSRIYMEEVRRRAGSIAELIDEEGLRNLEKVRRGMEGLLNEISDNWGSLKGSVKGALKELDSAIESRDRERMKRALRRFLESLPNLAERQTLELACIRVMEAPKRVARLPREIKLPDGWILKEVKARLRSRGLMGTRTLPWSALFDMGIFWDCVLQLPYYPGSTVKGAVHGLFFDPDLVVEAVGKALGSSIPVHEALARALLVLGVSDWISDVVRPLRSLGWEEDDLKKLEDEVRSIVDRRREELAMRLPEKVGEWRWSGLVIFFDAYPEGVGEGGWLIVPETIAPHYVGEEPKEHKVRPIPLGFLAVERGVQFIFPLAGRFSEDLGVAEELLKEALGIGIGAKTMSGYNVFEAQL; this comes from the coding sequence CTCAGACACAGCGATACACTTAGAGGCTATGCTCTCGAGGATTTACATGGAGGAGGTGAGGAGGAGGGCGGGCTCCATAGCTGAGCTCATAGACGAGGAGGGGCTCAGAAACTTAGAGAAAGTGAGGAGGGGGATGGAGGGGCTGCTTAATGAAATCTCGGACAACTGGGGCTCATTAAAGGGCTCTGTCAAGGGCGCGCTGAAGGAACTCGACTCAGCGATTGAGTCGCGAGATCGCGAGCGCATGAAGAGGGCGCTTAGGCGCTTTCTCGAGAGCCTCCCGAACCTAGCTGAGCGCCAGACGTTAGAGCTTGCGTGCATAAGGGTGATGGAGGCACCCAAGAGAGTGGCGAGGCTACCACGTGAGATTAAGTTACCGGACGGCTGGATTTTAAAGGAGGTGAAGGCGAGGCTCAGGTCCCGCGGGCTAATGGGGACGCGGACTCTGCCGTGGTCGGCCCTCTTCGACATGGGGATCTTCTGGGACTGCGTCCTCCAGCTCCCGTACTACCCAGGCTCGACAGTCAAGGGGGCGGTCCACGGCCTCTTCTTTGACCCTGATCTGGTCGTTGAGGCGGTCGGGAAGGCCCTAGGCTCCAGCATCCCTGTACACGAAGCCCTCGCTAGAGCCCTCCTAGTCCTAGGGGTAAGTGACTGGATATCAGATGTAGTGAGGCCCCTGAGAAGCCTAGGCTGGGAGGAGGATGACTTAAAGAAGCTTGAGGACGAGGTTAGAAGCATCGTCGATAGAAGGAGGGAGGAGCTTGCAATGAGGCTTCCGGAGAAGGTTGGGGAGTGGAGGTGGAGCGGCCTAGTGATATTCTTTGACGCGTACCCAGAGGGCGTCGGCGAGGGTGGCTGGCTAATCGTACCGGAGACGATCGCGCCCCACTACGTGGGAGAGGAGCCCAAAGAGCATAAGGTGAGGCCGATACCCCTAGGCTTCCTGGCAGTTGAGCGAGGGGTCCAGTTCATATTCCCACTGGCTGGAAGGTTCAGCGAGGACCTTGGGGTGGCTGAGGAGCTCCTTAAGGAGGCCCTGGGGATCGGGATAGGGGCCAAGACGATGAGCGGCTATAACGTCTTCGAGGCCCAACTTTAA